From the genome of Xyrauchen texanus isolate HMW12.3.18 chromosome 22, RBS_HiC_50CHRs, whole genome shotgun sequence, one region includes:
- the efcab2 gene encoding dynein regulatory complex protein 8, with amino-acid sequence MADKYNAETIILEFHKKIGKAFDVFDHESNKTVDVREIGTIIRSLGCFPSEAELHDIIAELEEDEPTGFVRFEKFLPNMTKILLERKFRPIREDLLLQAFEVIDQQKKGHLEPEELTKYLTQEGEPFTQEEMEEMLSAAVDPDKNVIFYKDFVSMMIFDDTR; translated from the exons AAACTATTATATTAGAGTTCCATAAGAAAATAGGAAAGGCTTTTGACGTATTTGACCACGAATCCAACAAGACTGTTGATGTTAG AGAAATAGGCACCATTATTCGTTCACTTGGCTGCTTTCCTTCTGAAGCTGAATTGCATGACATTATTGCGGAG CTAGAAGAAGACGAGCCCACTGGGTTTGTACGCTTTGAGAAATTCTTACCAAATATGACTAAGATCCTGCTGGAGCGCAA GTTCCGTCCAATTAGAGAAGACTTGCTCTTGCAGGCCTTTGAG GTTATAGATCAACAGAAAAAAGGACACTTGGAACCAGAGGAATTGACCAAATATTTAACACAAGAAG GAGAACCATTCACACAGGAGGAGATGGAGGAAATGCTGTCAGCAGCCGTTGATCCtgacaaaaatgtcattttctaCAAGGACTTTGTGAGCATGATGATCTTTGATGACACACGATGA